From the Borrelia puertoricensis genome, one window contains:
- a CDS encoding DNA topoisomerase IV subunit A has protein sequence MDIKTLLKDNFLQYSSYVIKDRAIASVIDGFKPVQRRIIHSLFEMNDGNFHKVANVVGNTMKYHPHGDTSIYEALVNMANKDLFIEKQGNFGNLLTGDPASASRYIECRLTPLAFEVLYSKEITSYEPSYDGRNDEPLIFPAKIPVILVQGSEGIAVGMAAKILPHNFNEILSAVKSELLGESYELYPDFPTGGIVDVNEYADGNGKVLVRARIEPTDDNKAILIKELPFGETTESLIASIERAIRKNYIKVSSINDFTTENVEIELTLPRGVYASEVIEKLYHYTNCQVSISVNLLLLSDRYPVIYTVTDIIKFHAEHLQKVLKMELELERNKILEKIFSKTLEQIFIEKKIYKILETISKESDIVNIVLSEILKYKDSFLYREIVLDDIENLLKIPIRKISMFDIDKNNKHIRTLNKELKSVESNIKSIRGFSINFIDTLLAKYSKVYRRKTEISLIKSKNVKEIATKNMKVYLNLKAGFVGTSLIDGEFIGNASYYDKILIFKKNSYVLKNIEDKTFIDKNNVNILVYDINNSKDQVFSIIYLNKPNNFYYVKRFKIDKFITDKVYDFLNDGDEFIDFALNPEFVEFSTSKDIVKIISIDDFIIKSRISMGKRISSGVIKKVKFK, from the coding sequence ATGGATATTAAAACATTACTTAAGGATAATTTTTTACAGTATTCATCTTATGTCATTAAAGATCGTGCAATTGCTAGTGTTATTGATGGATTTAAGCCTGTGCAAAGACGAATCATACATTCTCTTTTTGAGATGAATGATGGCAATTTTCATAAAGTTGCGAATGTTGTTGGAAATACAATGAAATATCATCCCCATGGTGATACTTCAATTTATGAAGCGCTTGTTAATATGGCAAATAAGGATTTATTTATTGAAAAGCAAGGAAATTTTGGTAATCTTTTAACAGGAGATCCTGCTTCTGCATCGCGTTACATTGAATGTCGATTAACCCCTCTAGCATTTGAAGTGCTTTATAGCAAGGAAATAACCTCTTATGAACCTTCTTATGATGGTCGCAATGATGAGCCTTTAATTTTTCCTGCTAAAATTCCTGTAATACTTGTGCAGGGAAGTGAAGGGATAGCTGTTGGCATGGCTGCTAAAATTCTTCCTCATAATTTTAATGAGATTTTAAGTGCTGTTAAAAGTGAGTTGCTTGGGGAGTCTTATGAGCTTTATCCTGATTTTCCAACTGGTGGAATAGTCGATGTTAATGAGTATGCTGATGGAAATGGAAAAGTTTTGGTTCGTGCAAGGATTGAACCTACAGATGATAATAAGGCCATTTTAATAAAGGAATTGCCATTTGGAGAGACTACTGAGAGTTTGATAGCTTCAATTGAGAGAGCTATTCGGAAAAATTATATTAAAGTCTCAAGTATTAATGATTTTACTACCGAAAATGTTGAGATTGAATTAACCCTCCCAAGAGGAGTTTATGCGAGTGAAGTTATTGAAAAATTGTATCATTATACAAATTGTCAAGTTTCTATTTCTGTTAATTTGCTTTTACTGAGTGATAGATATCCTGTTATCTATACTGTTACAGATATTATCAAGTTTCATGCTGAGCATTTGCAAAAGGTTTTAAAGATGGAACTTGAATTGGAGAGAAATAAAATACTTGAAAAAATATTTTCTAAGACCCTAGAACAAATTTTTATTGAAAAGAAGATTTATAAAATTCTTGAGACTATTTCTAAAGAATCTGATATTGTTAATATTGTTTTAAGTGAAATTTTAAAATATAAAGATAGTTTTTTGTATAGAGAGATTGTTTTAGATGATATTGAAAATTTACTTAAAATTCCTATTAGGAAAATCAGTATGTTTGATATTGATAAAAATAACAAACATATTCGAACTTTAAATAAAGAATTAAAAAGTGTAGAGAGTAATATTAAATCAATTAGAGGTTTTTCAATAAATTTTATTGATACTCTGCTTGCAAAATATTCTAAAGTTTATCGTAGAAAAACGGAAATATCCCTTATTAAGTCAAAAAATGTTAAAGAAATAGCTACTAAGAATATGAAGGTTTATTTGAACTTAAAGGCAGGTTTTGTTGGAACTAGTCTTATTGATGGTGAATTTATTGGTAATGCTAGCTATTATGATAAAATATTGATATTTAAGAAAAATTCTTATGTTTTGAAAAATATTGAAGATAAAACATTCATTGATAAGAATAATGTGAATATTTTAGTGTATGATATCAATAATTCTAAAGATCAAGTATTTTCTATAATTTATCTAAATAAACCTAATAATTTTTATTATGTTAAGAGGTTTAAGATAGATAAGTTTATCACAGACAAGGTTTATGATTTTTTAAATGATGGAGATGAATTTATAGATTTTGCTTTAAATCCAGAATTTGTAGAATTTTCTACTAGTAAAGATATTGTTAAAATTATTAGCATTGATGATTTTATAATTAAATCACGTATTTCTATGGGTAAGAGAATTTCAAGCGGTGTTATTAAGAAGGTTAAGTTTAAATGA
- the lepB gene encoding signal peptidase I, translated as MYLEKLNKFASFLVEIIEKYLTYRKKSKYFYKLKAKRRGFMLNFLLELLGASIFVLGINQYFLQAYRIPSGSMENTLQIGDLLFVDKFSYGPELLPGVCKINGIKEPNEAEIVIFENVEYESKGLFFDILHRLLYMLSFSFVDLDRDENGNPSVRFFVKRALFADGKLVRFRNGTVFVKKEGEENFIEENSYKASLGYNFGIKKLIEDADYKVYDNLAMFIALNQLSVDLENISDFSFFNVREVDRFEIERLEYRYLVAFMPYVDYYMEKAIIRDYGIYVPYGYVLPIGDNRDNSYDGRFFGVINKSKILGRAFFMYFPFSRIGLI; from the coding sequence ATGTATTTAGAAAAATTAAATAAGTTTGCCAGCTTTTTAGTGGAGATTATTGAAAAATATTTAACTTATAGGAAAAAAAGTAAGTATTTTTATAAACTTAAAGCTAAAAGACGAGGCTTTATGCTTAATTTTTTACTTGAACTTTTGGGTGCTTCGATTTTTGTTTTGGGAATAAATCAATATTTTTTACAAGCATATAGAATTCCATCAGGATCAATGGAAAATACTCTTCAAATTGGAGATTTATTATTTGTAGATAAATTTTCTTATGGACCTGAACTTTTGCCAGGAGTATGTAAAATAAATGGAATAAAAGAGCCAAATGAAGCAGAGATTGTGATTTTTGAAAATGTAGAATATGAATCAAAAGGGCTGTTTTTTGATATTTTGCATAGATTACTTTACATGTTGTCTTTTAGTTTTGTTGATCTTGATAGAGATGAAAATGGAAATCCTAGTGTTAGATTCTTTGTTAAAAGAGCGTTATTTGCGGATGGTAAGCTTGTAAGATTTCGAAATGGGACAGTTTTTGTTAAGAAGGAAGGCGAAGAAAATTTTATAGAAGAAAATTCTTATAAAGCTTCATTAGGATATAATTTTGGTATTAAGAAGCTTATAGAAGATGCGGACTATAAGGTTTATGATAATCTTGCTATGTTTATTGCATTAAATCAATTGAGTGTTGATTTAGAGAATATATCTGATTTTTCATTTTTTAATGTTAGGGAAGTTGATAGATTTGAAATTGAAAGATTGGAATATCGTTATTTGGTAGCTTTCATGCCATATGTTGATTATTATATGGAAAAGGCAATAATAAGGGATTATGGAATATATGTGCCTTATGGATATGTATTGCCTATTGGGGATAATAGAGATAATTCTTATGATGGTAGATTTTTTGGTGTTATAAATAAAAGTAAAATTCTTGGTAGAGCTTTTTTCATGTATTTCCCTTTTTCTAGAATAGGTTTGATTTAA
- a CDS encoding DNA topoisomerase IV subunit B, which yields MKTNSYDESKIVTLSSLEHIRLRSGMYIGRLGDGSNIDDGIYILVKEIIDNSIDEFIMGHGKEILIKKENNIISVRDYGRGIPLGKVVESVSVINTGAKYNDDVFQFSVGLNGVGTKAVNALSSKFLVRSIRDGNFFEAIFSKGNLINTTEGKSNEQNGTYIEFLADTEIFGKYKYSEDFLRRRFFHYACLNKGLKINYNGQIFQSDNGLLDFINAEIKGEDLLYDFVYYSSKTLEFAFSHTNNYGETYFSFVNGQYTSDGGTHQTGFREGFARAINDFLKKTYSSTDIREGLIATLSVKIKDPIFESQTKNKLGNIETRSSVAKEVQRIILEILYKDKTLAKAIENKVVDNERLRKELSSVRKEAKERAKKISFKIPKLKDCKFHFNEKSMHSDSTMIFLTEGDSATGSMVSCRDVYTQAIFSLRGKPQNMFEKNKSEIYKNEELYNMMVALGIEESIENLRYNKIVIATDADFDGFHIRNLLITFFLTYFEDLVLNGHMYILETPLFRVRNKSSTIYCYFEEEKQKAIRELKNPEVTRFKGLGEISPSEFRSFIDVSSIRLTKVDLVNIKEIREHLGFYMGPNTPERRNFIMENLI from the coding sequence ATGAAGACAAATAGTTATGATGAGAGTAAGATTGTTACCTTGTCTTCCCTTGAGCATATTAGGTTGCGGTCTGGAATGTATATTGGGAGATTGGGAGATGGTTCTAATATTGATGATGGTATTTACATTTTAGTTAAAGAGATTATTGATAATTCAATTGATGAATTTATTATGGGCCATGGCAAAGAAATTTTGATAAAAAAAGAAAATAATATAATTAGTGTAAGAGATTATGGTCGTGGAATTCCTCTTGGAAAAGTTGTAGAGAGTGTTTCTGTTATTAATACTGGTGCTAAGTATAATGATGATGTTTTTCAATTTTCTGTGGGACTTAATGGAGTTGGAACTAAAGCGGTTAATGCTTTAAGCTCAAAGTTTTTAGTAAGGTCAATCAGAGACGGAAATTTCTTTGAGGCAATTTTTTCAAAAGGTAATTTAATTAATACTACAGAAGGAAAATCGAATGAGCAAAATGGCACTTATATTGAATTTTTAGCTGATACAGAGATTTTTGGTAAATATAAATATAGTGAAGATTTTTTACGAAGAAGATTCTTTCATTATGCTTGTTTAAATAAAGGTTTAAAAATTAATTATAATGGTCAAATTTTTCAATCTGATAATGGACTTCTCGATTTTATAAATGCTGAGATTAAGGGTGAAGATTTACTTTATGATTTTGTTTATTATTCCAGTAAGACTTTAGAATTTGCCTTCTCTCATACAAATAATTATGGTGAGACATATTTTTCATTTGTGAATGGACAATATACTAGTGATGGAGGTACCCATCAGACAGGATTTAGAGAAGGTTTTGCTAGAGCCATTAATGATTTTCTAAAAAAAACATATTCATCTACTGATATTAGAGAAGGTCTTATAGCTACACTTTCAGTTAAGATAAAAGACCCAATATTTGAAAGTCAGACTAAAAATAAGCTTGGTAATATTGAAACTAGAAGCAGTGTTGCTAAAGAAGTACAAAGGATAATTTTGGAAATCCTTTATAAGGATAAGACCCTTGCAAAGGCAATTGAAAATAAAGTTGTTGATAATGAGCGTCTTAGAAAAGAATTAAGTAGTGTACGCAAAGAGGCAAAAGAGAGAGCAAAGAAAATATCTTTTAAAATTCCTAAACTTAAAGATTGTAAATTTCATTTTAATGAAAAGAGTATGCATTCTGATTCGACTATGATCTTCTTAACAGAAGGAGATTCTGCAACAGGGTCAATGGTGTCTTGTAGAGATGTATATACGCAGGCTATATTTTCTCTTCGTGGGAAGCCACAAAACATGTTTGAAAAAAATAAATCTGAGATATATAAAAATGAAGAACTGTATAATATGATGGTGGCTCTTGGTATTGAAGAATCAATTGAAAATTTGAGATATAATAAAATAGTTATTGCTACAGATGCAGATTTTGATGGTTTTCATATTAGAAATTTGCTTATAACATTTTTTTTGACTTATTTTGAAGATTTAGTTTTGAATGGACATATGTATATTTTAGAGACACCACTCTTTAGAGTAAGAAATAAAAGTTCCACTATTTACTGTTATTTTGAAGAAGAGAAGCAAAAAGCTATTCGTGAACTTAAGAATCCTGAAGTTACAAGATTTAAAGGACTTGGAGAAATTTCTCCAAGTGAGTTTAGGAGTTTTATTGATGTTTCTAGTATTAGACTTACAAAAGTAGATCTTGTCAATATTAAGGAAATAAGAGAGCACTTAGGGTTTTATATGGGACCAAATACTCCTGAGAGGCGAAACTTTATTATGGAGAATTTAATTTAA
- the lepB gene encoding signal peptidase I: MAAYLTFEQKLLRKKRRQKFIKIILLFLVLNYFFTKFVLQIFIFQGDEMLPLITKNDSLVFISKYMRSFFVPFKVNDIVLYEDSNLRRNFVLNFFRDLFFLNKIFNTRSYKIAKIVATQGDLVYVKGFDILVHRIDDNSYYLNGNFMSGYRLNDFFNFNEVIKCFALKKNEFFLLNENLKILNDSRVFGPVKQSHILSFLVLRIMDYKIVK; this comes from the coding sequence ATGGCAGCATATTTAACTTTTGAACAAAAACTTTTAAGAAAAAAGAGAAGACAAAAATTTATTAAGATTATTCTGTTGTTTTTGGTATTAAATTATTTTTTTACAAAATTTGTCTTACAAATTTTTATTTTTCAAGGTGATGAAATGTTGCCTTTAATAACAAAAAATGATAGTTTGGTTTTTATTTCAAAATATATGCGATCTTTTTTTGTTCCTTTTAAAGTGAATGATATTGTGCTTTATGAAGATTCAAATTTAAGGAGAAATTTTGTTTTAAATTTTTTTAGGGATTTATTTTTTTTAAACAAGATTTTTAATACAAGAAGTTATAAAATTGCAAAAATAGTTGCTACTCAGGGAGATCTAGTTTATGTTAAAGGTTTTGATATCTTGGTTCATAGGATAGATGATAATTCTTATTATTTGAATGGTAATTTTATGAGTGGTTATAGATTAAATGATTTTTTTAACTTTAATGAAGTAATTAAGTGTTTTGCTTTAAAGAAAAATGAATTTTTTCTCTTAAATGAGAATTTGAAAATTTTAAATGATTCTAGAGTATTTGGGCCTGTTAAACAATCTCATATTTTGTCTTTCTTAGTATTAAGGATAATGGATTATAAAATTGTTAAATAA
- a CDS encoding P13 family porin, whose protein sequence is MKKILILMLVFFCAFVSFAQNHDELVSSNGSVEKMLLYETYKKDPVMPFLLNVFVGFGVGSLVQGDITGGLLSLGFDALSIGLLSYGTYSIIESHYKKKEKPTVLALSLAAAGGATLILTRIIEAILPFTYASSYNRKLQENLGITLGGLQPEVDMNFNEDARLMFEVSFTKRY, encoded by the coding sequence ATGAAAAAAATATTGATTTTAATGTTGGTTTTCTTTTGTGCTTTTGTTAGTTTTGCTCAAAATCATGATGAACTTGTGAGTAGTAATGGCAGTGTGGAAAAGATGTTACTTTATGAAACTTATAAAAAAGATCCTGTAATGCCTTTTTTATTGAATGTCTTTGTAGGTTTTGGGGTAGGATCTTTAGTACAAGGAGATATTACTGGTGGTTTGCTGAGTTTAGGCTTTGATGCTTTAAGTATTGGTTTGTTGAGTTATGGTACATATTCTATAATTGAATCTCATTATAAAAAGAAGGAAAAACCAACAGTACTTGCTTTATCTTTAGCGGCGGCAGGGGGAGCTACTCTAATTTTAACACGAATTATTGAAGCTATACTTCCTTTTACATATGCTTCTAGTTATAATAGAAAACTTCAAGAGAATTTGGGAATAACATTGGGAGGATTGCAACCAGAAGTTGATATGAATTTTAATGAAGATGCTAGGTTAATGTTTGAAGTCTCTTTCACTAAGAGGTATTGA
- a CDS encoding pallilysin-related adhesin translates to MCFKKWIIFLFVTLFSCVEGSKDFIIFNKEMKKISEISYSDTDLSGDTGEDFFGSLIDLKGYKILSVHQENLNLDVYFEQVVLAQNFADLKTYLFIIGFDPKNHEAVVLFKTQVNIDSKSSYNIYLEDITGDYNFDIVIQGFLDEDSVLYVFQRAVANDVASYRPIFFDKVNGSIIINKYDRSSAYDDKKSRESYSISLERYEKQGEDMIVSKIEKYEYSQLQGKYYPLSASEKVRRIDNDVYKTLKNLPKEEVYKFLYGVWYDSNAHQRLRKSNFEDALFLSFNRHLNEISIFKNNSQEIAHIEYISRPAYNTLNISTKSIFSDLIVYNFWIKIIDIDNIEIKIDTGTDAYDKYGFSGVFKRFNDSVLVEDDKNSLFIPSGNYVWKDIIYDFSYPNLTYIVGDNIYYGIFNVFSLDSNLVLEYEISMDENKISEAFIIEYSERIVQKQKFSTILLNPIKILKDEVSLVKGQKLKLERIEKLG, encoded by the coding sequence ATGTGTTTTAAAAAATGGATTATATTTCTTTTTGTAACTTTATTCTCTTGTGTTGAAGGCAGCAAGGATTTTATTATTTTTAATAAAGAGATGAAAAAAATTAGTGAAATAAGTTATTCTGATACAGATTTAAGTGGAGATACTGGAGAAGATTTTTTTGGTTCTTTGATTGACCTTAAGGGTTACAAAATTTTGTCAGTTCATCAGGAAAATTTAAATTTGGATGTTTATTTTGAACAGGTGGTTTTAGCACAGAATTTTGCAGATCTTAAAACTTATTTATTTATTATTGGTTTTGATCCAAAGAATCATGAAGCAGTCGTTCTTTTTAAAACCCAAGTAAATATTGATTCTAAAAGTTCTTACAATATTTATCTTGAAGATATTACTGGTGATTATAATTTTGATATAGTAATCCAAGGTTTTTTAGATGAAGATTCTGTGTTGTATGTCTTTCAAAGAGCGGTTGCTAATGATGTCGCTTCGTATAGACCTATATTTTTTGATAAGGTGAATGGAAGTATTATTATAAATAAGTATGATAGATCCTCAGCTTATGATGATAAAAAATCAAGGGAGAGTTATTCTATTTCTTTGGAAAGGTATGAGAAGCAGGGTGAGGATATGATAGTAAGTAAAATAGAAAAGTATGAGTATTCTCAATTGCAAGGTAAATATTATCCTTTATCTGCTAGTGAAAAAGTCAGGCGGATAGATAATGATGTATATAAAACTTTAAAAAATTTACCCAAAGAAGAAGTTTATAAATTTTTATATGGCGTTTGGTATGATAGTAATGCACATCAGCGTTTAAGGAAGTCAAATTTTGAGGATGCTTTATTTTTATCATTTAATAGGCATCTTAATGAAATTAGTATTTTTAAAAACAATTCTCAAGAAATTGCACATATTGAGTATATCTCAAGACCTGCTTATAATACTCTTAATATCAGTACCAAATCTATTTTTTCAGATTTAATAGTATATAATTTTTGGATTAAAATTATTGACATTGATAATATTGAGATAAAAATTGATACTGGAACAGATGCTTATGATAAATATGGATTTTCAGGTGTTTTTAAGCGATTTAATGATTCTGTTTTAGTTGAGGATGATAAGAATTCTTTGTTTATTCCAAGTGGTAATTATGTGTGGAAGGATATCATTTATGATTTTTCTTATCCTAATCTTACTTATATTGTTGGAGATAACATTTATTATGGAATTTTTAATGTTTTTAGTTTAGATAGTAATTTAGTACTTGAGTATGAAATTAGTATGGATGAAAATAAGATAAGTGAAGCCTTTATTATTGAGTATAGCGAGAGAATAGTTCAGAAACAAAAATTTTCTACAATTCTCCTTAATCCTATTAAAATTTTAAAAGATGAAGTAAGTCTGGTTAAGGGGCAAAAATTGAAACTTGAAAGGATAGAAAAATTAGGTTAA
- the smpB gene encoding SsrA-binding protein SmpB, with amino-acid sequence MSILLLENKKARFNYFIEDKINCGIILKGTEVKSIKLKKFSFNDSFASIKKDEVWLENLHIAKYKEGNLFNHEEIRHRKLLLTKKEIQKLKKFKEKEGYTLVPISIYLNNSLIKVELGVCKGKKLFDKREVLKQKSIKKDLNREIKQYR; translated from the coding sequence GTGAGTATATTACTGCTTGAAAACAAAAAAGCAAGATTCAATTACTTCATTGAAGATAAAATAAACTGTGGAATCATCTTAAAAGGAACTGAGGTTAAATCCATTAAATTAAAAAAATTTTCATTTAATGACAGCTTTGCTAGCATTAAAAAAGATGAAGTATGGCTTGAAAATTTACATATAGCAAAATATAAAGAAGGTAATCTCTTCAATCATGAAGAGATAAGACACAGAAAACTTCTTTTAACAAAAAAAGAAATACAAAAACTAAAAAAATTTAAAGAAAAAGAAGGATACACATTAGTCCCTATCTCAATTTATCTGAATAATTCATTAATAAAAGTAGAACTTGGGGTATGTAAAGGAAAAAAATTATTTGATAAACGAGAAGTGTTAAAACAAAAAAGCATAAAAAAAGATTTGAACCGTGAGATCAAACAATACAGATGA
- a CDS encoding lysophospholipid acyltransferase family protein — MKILRSIVTYINFFFFVLVFTVLFPVFLIFKIFRFENYFIKFSFILVRFAIKISLWFSGIKVIVTKDDDYSLPEDGVVIMANHIASMDPLFLIYVFMKPFVIVAKKSLLKIPLINFLLISMGSIFINRNSLKSSAIAQRKAAKVIQEGGAIGIFPEGTRNRGGRTRDFKRGSVNLALRTNSPIIPVTLFNTHKVFVKNLILNSGLSIYVHVHSLIDVSNLTDDDKARLHIIVRDKIIKKLENMKIQYNVDRNLNEDK; from the coding sequence ATGAAGATATTAAGGAGTATTGTTACTTATATTAATTTTTTTTTCTTTGTTTTGGTTTTTACTGTTTTATTTCCAGTATTTTTAATTTTTAAGATTTTTAGGTTTGAAAATTATTTTATAAAGTTTAGTTTTATATTAGTTAGATTTGCTATTAAGATCAGTTTGTGGTTTTCTGGAATTAAAGTTATTGTTACAAAGGATGATGATTATTCTTTACCTGAGGATGGTGTAGTAATTATGGCAAATCATATTGCTTCAATGGATCCACTTTTTTTAATTTATGTCTTTATGAAACCTTTTGTGATAGTTGCTAAGAAATCCCTTTTAAAAATACCGTTAATTAATTTTCTATTAATTTCTATGGGATCTATTTTTATAAATAGGAATAGTCTAAAATCTTCTGCTATTGCTCAAAGGAAAGCAGCGAAAGTTATTCAAGAAGGTGGAGCTATTGGAATTTTTCCTGAGGGGACTAGAAATCGAGGTGGTAGGACAAGAGATTTTAAAAGAGGTTCTGTTAATCTGGCTTTAAGAACAAATTCTCCAATTATTCCTGTGACTTTGTTTAATACACATAAGGTTTTTGTTAAAAATTTGATATTGAATTCAGGTTTATCCATATATGTACATGTTCATTCTTTAATAGATGTTTCTAATTTGACAGATGATGATAAGGCGAGGCTTCATATTATTGTTAGAGATAAGATAATTAAAAAATTAGAAAATATGAAAATTCAATATAATGTTGATAGGAATTTAAATGAAGACAAATAG
- a CDS encoding DUF188 domain-containing protein, with product MLNKIFVDADSCNLQIIKFLQNFVSHRNVRLILVANRHLNLEMSKNTSVKIVSDVDSLILELIDKNSMVVTRDILFVKNLLNLQIKVMNDEGQIFDTNNINYLHFRSKLNINLGIKVKKYFHEETNKVRYSNFAMNFHRLFFN from the coding sequence TTGTTAAATAAAATTTTTGTTGATGCTGATTCTTGTAATTTACAAATAATAAAATTTTTACAAAATTTTGTTTCCCATAGAAATGTGAGGCTTATTTTGGTTGCAAACAGGCATTTAAATTTAGAGATGTCAAAAAATACTTCTGTTAAAATTGTAAGTGATGTTGATTCTTTGATTTTAGAATTAATTGATAAGAATAGTATGGTGGTTACCAGGGACATATTATTTGTTAAAAACTTATTGAATTTGCAAATTAAAGTTATGAATGATGAGGGACAAATTTTTGATACAAATAATATAAATTATTTGCATTTTAGATCTAAATTAAATATTAATTTAGGTATTAAAGTTAAAAAATATTTTCATGAAGAAACTAATAAAGTTCGGTATTCAAATTTTGCAATGAATTTTCATCGTTTATTCTTTAATTAG
- a CDS encoding SUMF1/EgtB/PvdO family nonheme iron enzyme: MLKENDGLDINEELLTVKLKPILGITPKIYVLFTIIILPLILVFSLIINTKLNNPGAYLKIKTNVNNAYVYLDEKYIGRTPLKKYINATKGTLKIQRLGFDTYEKKIDIQNKFFTSYQFNIDLKLKNPDKIIAQRQKELSVMTKIKNNNDNIQLIPVFSLIVNDLQNSPEHIKKFFKTSIPHIHSNTMFKDFLIAYKNIYSINNNNSKEIWQSLQQNFNLENRSIIWFFKNLDKEQQKQISNETWFQTLIEKIKNENKVLNFETKNINLHLKNFKKIAPQNIESIQNYKLYSQNLTLKTTYKLKEFLIQNRNVTKTEYQKFLNENPKWTLNNKDNLIKEELVDESYLKTFKQMPSNEDITHISYYAAIEYTKWYSSNLPKGFKARLPISQEWEVYQKEVPKSIESLNMNEISKKVGFWNLMQNPNINNSILFQDENDIYYANSNFNSLITEIRTYNYNNNSTLQPSTQASFLKHWCSPNIGFRLVIEKE, translated from the coding sequence ATGCTCAAAGAGAATGATGGTCTTGATATTAATGAAGAATTACTTACAGTAAAGTTAAAGCCAATATTAGGAATAACCCCAAAAATTTACGTTTTATTTACAATAATTATCCTACCTTTAATATTAGTATTTAGTTTAATCATAAATACCAAATTAAACAATCCTGGAGCATACTTAAAGATAAAAACCAATGTCAATAATGCATATGTTTACTTAGACGAAAAATACATTGGAAGAACCCCACTAAAAAAATACATAAATGCTACTAAAGGAACCTTAAAAATTCAAAGACTTGGATTTGATACTTATGAAAAGAAAATTGATATACAAAATAAATTTTTCACAAGCTATCAATTCAACATTGATTTAAAACTAAAAAATCCTGATAAGATCATTGCACAAAGACAAAAAGAACTCTCAGTTATGACAAAAATTAAAAACAATAACGACAATATACAATTAATCCCCGTATTCTCATTAATTGTAAACGACTTACAGAACAGCCCAGAACATATAAAGAAATTCTTTAAAACATCCATTCCACATATACATTCAAATACAATGTTTAAAGACTTTCTCATAGCATACAAAAATATTTATTCAATAAACAATAATAACAGCAAAGAAATATGGCAATCTCTTCAACAAAACTTTAATTTGGAAAATAGGTCAATAATTTGGTTTTTTAAAAATTTAGATAAAGAACAACAAAAACAAATATCCAACGAAACATGGTTTCAAACACTAATAGAAAAAATAAAAAATGAAAATAAAGTATTAAACTTTGAAACTAAAAATATAAATTTACATCTAAAGAATTTTAAAAAGATAGCTCCACAAAATATTGAAAGTATCCAAAATTACAAATTATATTCACAAAATCTCACACTTAAGACTACATATAAATTAAAAGAATTTTTAATCCAAAACAGAAATGTAACTAAAACCGAATATCAAAAATTTTTAAATGAAAATCCAAAATGGACACTAAATAATAAAGATAATTTAATAAAAGAAGAACTTGTAGACGAAAGTTACCTTAAAACCTTTAAACAAATGCCTTCAAATGAAGATATTACTCACATATCTTATTATGCAGCAATAGAATATACTAAATGGTATTCTTCAAATTTACCTAAAGGATTTAAAGCAAGACTTCCTATATCTCAAGAATGGGAAGTATATCAAAAAGAAGTACCAAAATCTATAGAAAGTTTAAATATGAATGAAATATCTAAAAAAGTTGGTTTTTGGAATTTAATGCAAAATCCAAACATTAATAACTCCATATTATTTCAAGACGAAAACGATATATACTATGCGAATTCAAACTTTAACTCACTAATCACTGAGATTAGAACATACAATTATAATAACAACTCAACACTTCAACCTTCAACTCAGGCTTCATTCCTAAAACATTGGTGTTCACCAAACATTGGATTTAGACTAGTTATTGAAAAGGAATAG